CTTTCCATGAAGGGGATGTTATTtgataaataaaagaataaggAACTCTTTCCATTTAGGACTTTATAGAAGGCTAGGGAATACATGactattaaatttttttgtcaCAATATTGTATTGCAACCAATAGGCTTTTTCATGACTGATTTACTTAGTAACATATTAACTTGAAGTTTCGTTCATGAagtttgtatattctttctttcttttttctttccttcataTTTAATGCAAATAATTTCTAGTGGAAAAAAAAGATGGTTAGACCATAAACTCATTCTTATTCTCATTGCTCAAGTGTTGGTTCTTTTCTTAACTTGCATTTATTAAGATGCTTGCATACATGTGCATTTGTATGTGCAAATTTgatagtttatatatatatatatatatgtgtgtggggggggggggcttttATTGGGCACCCCTTAATAACTGTCCTATGAAACCCAGCTTTAGCTTCAgaggataataataataatgactcTTTAGATTGTAACTATAAGAAAATGGGGAAGCCAAGAATAGGCATTGCGTATCTATCTATTTAACCAAGTAGGATAAGGGAATCTAGCCAATTCTTACCCTCTCAATTTAACTATTTACCTACCTAGCTCAAGTATATATGTTACACCCGTATTCAAATCCAGTCTAATTTAAACTTTTTATAATAGGTGATGTACCGAAGATTATCAGTACTGGATGCGAGATGGGAAATGATAGTCTAGAGAAGCACCGTttttttgaggagagagaagcacCGTTTTTTTAGGACTCATAAGCGGCACACACAGGCTTTCCTCGCTAGGAAACCCTGAATTTCACAGTGGCCATGGCCGCCATGGGCTAGAGTGCGGCTGGAGAGAGGACTGGAcggtttctcttcttctcagcCGGCTTTGATTTTTGCCTCTGGGGGAGGTTTCTTGATGGAGAATGGAAGTGCAGTGCAGCCACGATCTGGAAGGCTAGAGGGGGATAGGCTTCATCAACAAGGGGATCGATCAGACAGACCACAGGAGGATAGCCAATGTCAACAAGATGAAAACCAAGGCAGGCCATGCGGGGAGAGGCAGCGATCTTTTACAGCTGTAGTGGGAGGAGGATCGCTCCTTAGTGTAGAGAGCCTACCTTCTCCCATTCGTTTGGGAAATATGACCAGAAACAAAATCCCGCAGGAGGCTTATGTGCGATAGGTTCATCGTTATAGGTTCGCTCTTCTTAGAAGATTAAACTTCAGAGCCACTACTATGGACAGGGTTCGGTCGTTGGTATAGTCTTGGGAACTCAAGGATGCAATTGATCTTAAATCACTTGGAAAGGGATTTGTGCTTTTTCGCTTTCACACTGAAGATGAGATGATGGCAGTATGGAAGAAAGGTCCAGTGCGGTTTGATGGATTACTTCTGCGTTTCCAGCGTTGGTGCCCTGAGTCCAAGGCTAATGAGGAGGAACTAACTAATAGGCTAACCTGGATACGTTTCCCGAATCTTCCCCAAGAGTATTGGGATGAAGAGATCCTTCTTTCGATGGCAAAGGCTATGGGCCGTCCTATTGTCATTGATAGGAGAACGAGGGAGTCAGAGCATGGCCACTTTGCACGGGTGTGTGTCGATGTGGATGATTCATTGCCAAGGGTTGAGGAGATTTATGTGGAACGGGAAAACCTCAACTCGGCTGACCTTTTTGTATTTAAACAGGTTGTGGAATTGAGGATCGTCCTTTTCATTGTTCTCCATGTCGTCGCTATGGGCATAGGGCAGCAATGTGTCATTTGAATATCAATGAGGCCACGGTTGAGCCTTTTGTCCCTGGGGCTACATATGTGGATCAGAGAGTAAGGGTAAGGAGGCATCGAAGACAATGGAGGCCTAAACAAGTCCAGCCAGAAATCCAACATATGACTTTGGCTTCTAATGAGGCTTAGCATCCACCTGTGGCAGAGACGAGAGTGGAAGCTGAGGTAACGGGTGTGGAAGCTGAGGGGATGACCTCATGCTTTGATGGGGTTACTTGTTTGGGAAATAATATTGATATTATGGGTGTTGCTGGTGTTGTGGACAGCGAGTGTGGGGGGTGATCTTGAAGTTGTTTTGTAGGTTAGTCCAACTGATAGCCAGGTTGCGGACCAAGCTCATTGTGAAACATCGCCAATGTTAGTGGCAATATCGATGGTGGTAGAGTGGCTGTGGTGGAGTACGACCTGTCACAAGCTACATCTGATCATTTTAATGGTCTTCCAATGGAGATTTGCAATAGCAGGGTCCATATGGGTGATGTTCCGGAGACAAGTGCTCAGGGTgcgaggaaaaaaaagaaaagaggagttGAGCTGTCAATGGTGGATGGGTTGTTAAACCAAAACACTAAGGAGGGTGATGAAGGTCGCCGTGTTACGCACAGCACCAAAACGATTAGCCAATGAAGAGCATCTGGAATATACATAGAGTAGCAAATAGCAGTGCATGAGATGAACTCAAGTTGCTTATCAAGGAGCACGATCCACTATTTCTATGTTTGGTGGAGCCAAAGATAACTATAAACTTTTTTCTTATAAAGGGTCCCTACAGACTTATGTCTTCTTTGGGATATAGTTCTGATTTTATTACAAATTGTAGAGTAGATGCAATTCCaaatatttggttttttttggaaagagGGCATTCAGCAACCCTCAGTAGTTCTGTCCTCTGATCAGCATATTACAATGCATATTGAGGTTAAGGTCTTTATTTCTGTTGTCCATGCTAGTTGTTTCAGATTAATGCGTAGGCAACTATGGTGTAATTTATACACCATTTTAGGTTCTTCACAGCCTTGGTTGATAATAGGAGATTTTAATGCCTGTCTTTACTCACATGAGAAGAGGACTTGGGAAATTTAATTTGGGTTCAGCAGAGGAGTTTGCAGCTTTCATGGAGTCATCATGTGTCACAACTCGGAAATGTCAGAACAGTATAGGACCATAGTTTGTGCAATGATGCGTGGATGAACAGGTTCACAGGAACTACTCAACGAGTGTTGCCACATGGGTACTTTGATCATTCGGCGATATTGGTGGATTGTAAGGAGGTTCCAAAACCAATAAATGCTCCCTTTGGCATGAATAGGTTCTGGACAGCACATGAGAATTTTGAAGCCCTTGTGCAGACTCATTGGAGTGTACCAGTTACTGGTTCCCCACTTTATGTGGTTACCAAAAAATTGACAAGGCTTAAAGGACCTTTGTGAGCGTGGGCTAGGGAGGTCTTTCCTCACATTGATCAGGAAGTGGTAAAGATGGAATGCAACTTGGAGAAGATCAAAAAGGAAATAGAGACTATTGGGTCAAATGATGAGCTATTTCTGAAGGAATAGGCAGCAAGAGTTGATCTGAACAAGGCAGTGCTTCTATAGGAGAAACTTTGggcagaaaaatctagaaatagaTGGCTGAAATATGGTGATAGATGCTCAAAGTCTTTTCATCAGTCCACTAAAGCAAGGAGGGCCAGAAATACTATTAGAGAGCTCCACACCACTGATGGAGCAATTCACACAGACCAGGAGGTGATTGGGCATAAAATCATGGAGCACTATATAGATTTTCATAAGAAGGGAACTTCAGTGAGGGATGACGGTCTTCTAAAGGAGATTCCTCATGTGGTGACAGAGATGGACAATAGGAAGTTAATGGAGATCCCAGGTAGAGAAGAAATCAGGATGGCCATGATTGATTTAGATCATGATAGTGCTCCTGGTCCAGAAGGATTCCCTGAGGCATTTTTAGGGAATGTTGGGATATTGTGGGTACAGATGTGTGTGTGGCTGTCCAAAATCTTTTCAGGGAAGGCGTGGTGACTAAGGGGGTAAATTGTAATTTCCTTACCCTAATCCCAAAAGTTGATAATGCAAGAAAGGTGGGTCAATTTAGACCAATTTGCCTTGGGAATTTTGTTTTCAAgttaatcccaaaaatccttgcTACACGCCTATCTTCTCTACTTCCTCATTTAATTTCTGAAGAACAAGGGGCGTTTCAAAAGGGGAAAGTAATCTTCTCTTCCATTGGTGTTGCTTCAAAGCTTGCAAATCTAATGGCCAAAAGGAGTATTAGAGGTAGCATGGGTCTCAAGTTGGACGTTCAAAAAGCTTTTAATACACTTGATTGGAAATTCCTATTTGATGTTCTAAAAAAATTTGGCTTTCATGCCGAATGGATAGATTGGATTCGAAAAATCCTAGAATCAACAAGGTTGTCTATTATGGTTAATGGGGGACCAGTTGGGTTTTTTGGAGTGGAAAGGGGTCTCAGGCAAGGGGACCCGCTCTCTCCTATGTTGTTCATTCTTGCAGAGGAAGTTCTTTGTCGCGGTCTGAAATCATTGAGGCTAAAAGTTCTGGTGAAGGGTTTGCAAGGACCAGGAAATGTGTTTACACCCTCGCATTTGCTCTTTGCAGatgacttttttatttttattaaagcTGACTTGCGTGGAGTGAAACATCTGAGAAAATTTTTAGACAGGTATCACGCATATTTTGTTCAGGCTTTTAATTTAGATAAATTCATATGTATTTTGGCCCCATCCCGGTAGCTAGAAAGCTTTAGATCAAGGAGGTGTTAAACATTCCTGAATGTCGATTCCCAACACTGTATTTGGGTGTTCAGATTTTTAAAGGAAGGGTAAAAAATAATCTTATTCTACCTCTGATGGATAAATTCAAGGAGCGTCTGTCTGGATGGAAAGGTCGTTTGCTCTCTATGGCAGGCAGAGTTGAGTTAGTGAAGATAGTTATAAGCAGCATTCCTATTcataatttctctatttatcTGTGGCCATCTTCTCTAATTGTAAAGATGGAAGCATGGATTCGAAATTTTATATGGACTGGAGAAACTTCTACCACCAGAGCAATAACTGTCAAATGGGATTTTCTGTGCAAACCCAAAAAGGAAGGAGGATTGGGAATTAGACTACTTAAGGATATTAATTTTTCCTTGTTAGCAAAGTTGGGTTGGTTTATAAAGACTGACCAATCtttatttggaaaatttctcaGAGGCTGCTTGGTTACTAAGGGGACTTTAAAGAATGCTATATCTTCATCAATTCTTCCTAATCTTCGCAAAATATGGGACTTTATTGGTGAATCTAAACGTTGGATTATAGGGGACGATAGTTCCATTCAATTTTGGCATGATCTCTGGTTAAACAATGCCAAAATCATTGATATCCTAGGTATGCCCTCTTTATCTAGTGTTGATCTTTTTGCCACAGTGGCAGATTTTATCGAAAATGGGCAATGGTCTCTGCCTGAGGTCTCTAACCACGCCCTGAAGGAGATATGTGCGTGTATAAAAGGAATTAATATCCCATCTACATATGAGAAAGATGTAAGGGTATGGTCCCTCTTTGAATCAGGAAGTTTTACAGTTAAGTCAGCATGGGAAGGCATTAGGGTTACTCGTCCAATTCAAGGATGGGCATCTCAGGTGTGGCAAAAGAATATGTATCCTCGGTTTTCCATGTTTGGGTGGAGATCATATCACAATCGACTTCCCACTGATGATCAAGTATGTAGAAGAGGCGTGCCAATTGCTTCAAAATGTGATTTGTGCAAGATGAATCAGGATTCTCAAACTCATATATTTCTTGACTGCAATTTCAGTAATAATGTGTGGAAAGAggtcttgtatttttttcagGTTTAATGGGGAAGTTTTCCTTCAATAGAGGAGCTTTTTtcatggtggaagaggaaagccAATGTTGTTCAACTATGCCCTGCTTGGTCAGCCTTATTAGTATTTATTCCTTTTCATCTATGGAGGGAAAGGAATCAACGTAGACATGATAATGGGAGCTGTACCGCTCAAAATGTTGTCAAGAAAATATTTGATGACCTAGGGGAATTTTTAGCATTGAGTTCTATAACTGTGAATGGAGTTCCTGATCTGATGTTAACCAAGAAATTGCACCTCAGAATATCTTGAAAGGGGGCACAAAAGATCAGTGAGGTAGTCTAGAAACCGCCCATGGAAGGTTTCATCAAGCTAAACATTGATGGCTGCTTTCTAGGAAATCAAGGTACGTCTGGAGCAGGGGGCATTTTCTGTGATCACAGAGGAAATCATATCTTGAGTTTTTTAAGTGGCCTGGGAGTTACAAAAATCTTTGTTGTAGAGTTTGAGGCTTTTTTCATTGGTATGCGGAtcgcaaaagaaaagaattggtTGAAATTGTGGGTGGAATGTGATTCATAGGTAGTGGTAATTTGCATCAAAAAATGCATAATTCCATTGTTCTTCCAGTAGCAATGGCTGAGTTTAAAGGCTTACCTAGACACCATCACATGGTCAATTGCTCATTGCTACAGAGAGGCAAATAATACTGCAGATAAGCTAGAAAAACATGCTACATTTGCATAGGTACTGTCAATATGGAATACTCCCCCCTCTTTCACAGTGGAGGATTTTACGTGAGAAGCTCATCTAAGACCAAGATATAGGTTCTCGAAATGGTGTTGGTTTTAGATTGATTTCCTATTctactaatggcaatgccgaaggtggagtagtaTTTCAACTCTGAAATCAGGTTTTAAGATTTTTCAATTGGGtttcttctctgctgatggcaatgccgaaggtgagtTAGAGATTCAATGTTTTTAAATTCATTCATTGTATATAATTTTCTCACCTATATTAATACAATACACTTGCTgacttttagccaaaaaaaaaaaagaagattatcAGTACTGGTGACATGTGGGTAGCCTTAGTCTGCTCCTTGGAGGGACGGGATGACCCCTCATGCCAGTACATATGTTGCCGATCAAATTGGAAGGGTTGTAGGCCTCCTAATCCTTGGTAGTAAGTGACTAAACACCCCTCACTTGACCTTATATGCATGGTAACAAACCCCTAGGGAACCAACCTAGGTATGTGCAAAAGGGGCTGGAAATAATTAAGTACAAAGAAGGAATTACCAATCGGTTAGTCAATGATGTACCAATGAGTTTCACAGTCCAAATTACAGCAGTTATTCATGGGACCTGCAGTAGGTGACTATTCTGCCTTTGTCCCACACAACATGGGATGCACCTACTCCAGTCATACAACATATGAGTTCAAAGTGGTGGATCCCTATGGCTCAATTCAAGGGTTGAGTCATTTGGGCCAAACCTCACTAGGCAGGCAAATATGCCTGCCCTAGTGAGTTGACCTTGTATATTAAAAAGATGATCTTGAAGCTCATTTGTTCAACCCTaaaaatgtgggagagggagagaaagaaggtggaaaaggaggagaagaagaaggaaggagagaggcTCGACTGCTTGCCTTTCTGTTGTCGACACTTTTGAAGGTAAGGGAGCTCTTCCCTACCTCCTTCACTCTTCATTTTCGGTTTGGGCAGGttagatttttgggttttacCATCTAGGGTTACACCTCAACCCCGATGACCTTGGCCAGCCAGGCTAATGTGCATTGCACTCCCTGTACCCTTCCTGAGCTCTAAAGAGTGTTCCCAAGCTCTATGAACATTTTCAGCTTAAcattgggcttagggttttggtcaAAGAATCGATGTAACTCCCGATTCTCAGTTGAACTTAAATAAAAGGTGGAAAGACGCTTTACCAACCCCCATGGAACCTACCAAGGCTATTAGACCCGAGGTGGTTCAATCCTAAAGTGAATATCACTTTCTGGGCTGTCACTGGTAGATCCACCAGTAGGATAAAATACCAACCGATGGCCATCTATTGGTGGATGGACTAATTGAAGTTGAACCTTTGTTTAGGCCACCTTTTGATCCCCACCGGTATATCAGAGGTGACATCTACTAGTGGATTGTCTGATATGTAAATTTGGAAATTAGTCTCTATTTATGTCATTGGTTGATCCCACCGGTAGATCAAACATCTACTGGTGACATCTACGAGTGGGTCCTATTGAAATGTCCTTAAggaaattttggggatttttaagGGACCTTCTAGGGACTCCTTAAGACACATTTTAAAACCTATTAGCCTTGTAATTAGGATAGAGACAACCACTTTTTGGTGAGGCCTAATGGGGCATTTTTGGGCATTCTTTcttgggaatttcttcacctaaTCAACAaacaaggtgagtggtggtttGACTTCATTTTGGAGTGTTTAAAATTATAGAATTGATGTATTCCATGTCGCATATGTGCTTTAAATTAAAAACCCCATGTATGCTTTATTTTGAATTATCTCAAATTTTGTATATGAAATTGCTAATGTGAATGTTGTAGTGAATgggtgggatccggtgtggccgaggggAATTCTAATACCATGATTGCCACGTTATTGCATTTATCATGCATTGTGTTGTATTAGATTTAGGCTTGGACATGGGATGTGGTGTGGCCGATATATGATTTTGGTACCGTATTTGCCATTCTAACTATATGTATGCCAGAGCTAGGCTTGGATATTAGATGCGGTGTGGCAAATTAATGATTCTGCTACCGCATTGCTAAATTAACTGTACCATTATGAAAGGACATGCATATTATTGTGATTAGGAATAATTACCCTATGCTATGATCCCTTGCCAACAAAGGGTATTGTGTTAGATAACCCACAATGGTAGGTTCGATAAGACTTTTCGGGATACCACTTCTACATTACGATATGATTATTGTTAGAGGCGGAACTAGCCCGATGTGGCCGAAGTATGATTCTAGTACCATAGCACCAAGacgggttattaggggtttgttgGGCAACCGAGGTGTGCATTCTAGGACCAGCAGGATCCTAATCACAATTAAGGTTTGTATCGCTAGGTGACCAATACGTGATTTTCGTGACTAGGTATACTGCCTAATGTGTTACAACAGTTATATCAGAATTAGTTGCTTGCTAGATGGATAGTGATAAAATGAATTGAATTATATACATATCATGGAATATATGTGTTTGCTTGCATTAGCCCCATCCCTTACCGAGCTAGGTGGAACTCACACCATGTGTGTGTTGCTTTTAAATGACAATGCAGGTTCGGTGGTACCCAAGTGACACTTCCTCTTCTATGGCCAAGTATAGTGGTGATTCGTGATTCGTGGACACTAGAGACCAAGATGTACGATGTAGAGTGTGCCTTAGATAGTTGTGCCTACAATGCCCCATGAGCAGGTATTGATGCTGTCCATAatcattttatgtgttttggatGTTATACTCTAGGATTCCTTATTTTAAGTCGTATATTCTTTTGAAGACAAACTTGTTAATTTATTAAAGTATCACTTTTTAGCCCTCTTCAGCAAAAGAGACAAGTTTATATAAATTCTTATTCCGCTGCACCTGATTTTAGGATGGTTCTTGTTGTGGATTGTGAGGGTAAGGTATTGCTTCAGAGATCTTGAATGTCTTGTAGGACAAAGGTAAGTGTCCTAGTCACATCACCAGCATCGTAGAGgcggtggggtgtgacaatatctgtaatttttttttatgacatgtATAACTATAGCATAGCACAACTCATTCCAAGATAACCATAACCCCTTGATACATAACATATAGCCCAATTAAAGTCCATTTGAAGTCCATTCCCTAACGACctactttaatttttaattttttcatttaaatcaGAAGTTACGAGGTTAAATATGAGTCTGGATCAACTCCCCGTAAGTGGAGTATAACTTCACATATTGTTTCATAATGGCACATGTAGAAATGGATTTATTTGTCTCcaaaatttatttgaaattatTAAACTTTAGGAATATTGAATATTATAGTCAAGTCAAGGGTAGAAGAATAGGAAAATTAATTATGCTACAGGGCCTACACAAACATCCGGATGGCCGCCAGGACCACCAAACAGGAAGCTGTATTGCAAGTGATCATCTTTTTATGAAGTGTCAGCAGCCCAATAGCAACGTGAGTAAGCTTGGTGCATGTAGGCATTATCTGGAACCTCTACTGTGTAGTTTGCGTCAAGGTCTATGACTCTTCTGAAGTAACATGATTCATCATACTATCCGTTCCTCCAAACTCCACTTCCCATCTCTGGGCTGTGTTCTTCTGGGTATGGGCTGTAAACCTGCCCTCCCCACTGAATAAAGTCTGCTTCACTTGCTAAATGACTGAATATCTCTAGCGGCCAATAACCAATTAATTGCTCATCGTCATTGATTACCAAGTTCCACACTTTTGTTATGTTATGCTGTGTCATGAAACAAAACGAATAACTCAAACTCATTGTTAGAAGATCAATTTAGAACTTTGTCAAACTCTTGTTTAAACTAGTAAAATtatacacatacacacacacacacatatatatatatatatatatgtgtgtgtgtgtgtgagtttttgaatgacacctctataggtgtatttagaacttaacATATTCTCTTAATTTTCCCTTTGTCTTATTCCAAAAGGGTTTTATAAAATAGAGGTATAagaagattttcaaaaataatttgaaagtgagaTAACATTCTGTTATTATCAAAAGTTGTCATTGTAATGCAAGAACATGTAAATTAACCCTATATccctcatttaaaaaaataaaaaaaaaataaaaaattataccaTAAGGGCAAAAAAAGTAAGGcctacaaattatttgacaccttgaaAAGTTTCAATATTAAAGAAAGGGTTGGGCACGATGCTCGTGAACCACACGATAGTGTATACTATGCCTATCTCTCTATTCCCCCTTTGAAATGACCTCTCTACTCCCTCCTATATGCTACCCCATCCCACAATCCTATTGGTTCCGCCCACTAGTGTGCGGCACACGAGCGGCATGCATATCCGTCTCTTATATATGTATAAGGGAGGAGTTTAGGTATCCTGCCAGCTTTCCTGAAGCTAGCAACTCAACCAATAGTAGGGTTAGGATGGGAGGGGTAAAGGGGACTTTTCCAAAGGGATAtgaggagagatagacacaaattTAGGTATATTGGTGGCAAACTCAACCTTTTACCTATATATAAAGAGAAGAATAATTGTTTTCACCTGGTACACTCCTAGGCTCACATCGTATTGCTCTTTAGCCATCTTTGATGTTTGTGGGAAAACATAGTCAAGTGGTATATCCGCACTGAAATGTACAAAACCACTGCAAGCTGTATTAAAGCAACCTGTTGCCTGATGATTATCTTTCTgatgaaacacaagaaaaaatgaagatgtaagatttttttttttcttcctattaccagtaaatattttctttttcattttcaaatatTGACACAGATATGATTGAAAAAAGGAAACGTCTAAGGATATACAGTCCACGACGTAAAAAGCCGTGTGTTTGTACTGCCATACAAATATGGATTTACCTGTAAAATTCAACAATTTAAATTCATTAGTTACTATTGTTAGTCAAGAAAGTCTCAAATGAATGTCAAAATAGACTGAGGATGACTTGCTTCAATCCTATTAGTGTTAATCACATATTTTCTCACATTATAGCCTTAATTATTAACAAATATTACTACGTTTTTTACCCGCACTACACGAATATGTTGATTATTGAAAATATTCTTCTATATAGCATAgacacatacatacatacatacatacatacatacatacatatatatagagagagagaaagatgaagcGTGCAGTGTGGGATCTGGACCCTGACAGTTCTCCAGGTCCAGATAGCTATCCTGGATATTCCTTTCGATGTTGTTGGAATATTATTTATGGAGATTTTGAAAG
The genomic region above belongs to Macadamia integrifolia cultivar HAES 741 unplaced genomic scaffold, SCU_Mint_v3 scaffold2374, whole genome shotgun sequence and contains:
- the LOC122066401 gene encoding uncharacterized protein LOC122066401, which gives rise to MKINFDGSSLGNPGSAGAGGIARDNEGQVCNSFSIFLDIKKIYKAVFEAIMVAILLAKDSSARGLWIVSDSTEVVSAVQKNQYPLVNPYLYGSTNTRLFTSWTKDNHQATGCFNTACSGFVHFSADIPLDYVFPQTSKMAKEQYDVSLGVYQHNITKVWNLVINDDEQLIGYWPLEIFSHLASEADFIQWGGQVYSPYPEEHSPEMGSGVWRNG